CAAAATTCAGCTTAAGCCAGTTTGACACGGATAAACCACCGGAGCCTGTCGTGTTAATCAAGCAGGGGTGGTTTCCCAGTGTCTTATAGCAATCCGTCATGACCTTTATAATCGTATTTTTGATATCCGATAGATGTCTCTTATATTCACTGTAAATTAATTGATTCTTTTCGTTTAATACTGCTATTTTAATCGTAGTGGAGCCTATGTCCAGACCAATTCTATATATGCTCATTCGGTAATCTCCTATGTTTTAATATCCATATTCTGTACTATCTATTTATTATGGACAGGAAAACATAAATCATACACTTTAGCTTTTATGTGACCATAGAGTTGGCTTAGCCGGGTCTATTTTTTTGTACTCTCTAACTAGATATATCATTTATAAGCTTTCTGTATATTTATAATCAGTTTCTTGTAAAGCAGGTATCTAAGTTTCTATGTGATTATATTCATCGAACCTCTGTCTAATCTCTTCAATCAGTAGTTCATCCAATCTGTTTTAAATTGTATCTAGCATAATAAAACATATATTGTTGCACAATTCCAGCAAATCCAGAATAGTGATTTATATCAAATTTTTTCTGGTATACCTGGTTCAGTATTCGGTCTATCCACACATCTATAGGGAATGCTTCTATATGGTGAAGGCTGAATAGAGCAACACAATTAGCAACCTTTATACCAACGCCAGATAAGGTCTTTAGTATCTCTATGGATTCTTCATAGGATACCTGCTGCAAATGTTTTAAATCAATTCTCTCCTGTACTATAGCATCTGTGGTTTTTATAATATAATCATCTCTATAACCAAGACCTGCTTCTCTAAGCTCCGCCTTCGTGGCCTTTGACAACTCCTCCGGCGAAGGAAAGGTAAAATACTCAACATTTCTATGTATGTTTCTCTTGCACTGCCCATATTTTCTGCTTAAAGCCTCAACGCAGGTTTTAATAGCCGGTATACTTTTTCGCTGGGATATAATAAAAGTAATTAAGGTTTCATAGACATCCTGTTTCAAGATGCGCAGACCTTTTCCATACGCCGCAGCATTTTTAAGAAATTCATCTTTTCCTTTTAGAAGTGATGTCACTACCTTATGATAGTCATATCCCATATCAAAATAGTCCTTCCAAACTTCTTCATATTCTTTCTCATCACAGGTTATCTCTACGGTGTCTGAAGTAAGCTGGGTAAGTTCTATATATTTTCCCAATGCAACCAGACTATATCTATCCTTTTCCAGTTCATTCATACGGAAGCACTGCCCGGACATTGCTATATGTTCCAAATTAAAATTCTCAGATGTAATAATCAATTTTATTAACCTCATATCATAAGTTTACAACGAATAGTTACCATAAATATTATAAGTAAAAGAAAGGGGAATGTAAATGATGAGATTTTTCCTTTCCCGTTTTGCACTAATTCAATTACTATATCACATTTAGACGGTATAAATTAAAAAAAAGAAACCTCAGACCTGTCTATGGTTTCTTTTTTCTATTATTTTATTTATATTAATGATTCAAATTTATAACAGTTGCTTTTACTCTTGTCATCGCCTCAATAGAATACCGTATACCTTGTGTCCCGATTCCGGATTTTTTCACGCCCAGGAAAGGGAAATGGTCCGGTCCACGTTCGGTTTTGTTATTCACCTGTACGGTTCCTACTTCCAAACGGTTTGCTACATAAAAAGCGTCTGTAATATTTTCTGTAAAGACTGAACTTTGAAGTCCGTATTCTGAGCGGTTTGCCAGTTCAATCGCTTCATCCACACTGTTTACTCTTAAAATAGGCAGTACAGGTCCAAAAGGTTCTTCCCATGCAACCCGCATATCCGTAGTTACATAGTCAAAAAGTGTAGGATAGATTAGATTGCCCTGACGTTTTCCGCCAACAATTAACTTTGCCCCTTTTTCTTTGGCATCCTCAATAAGTTCCATTACAAAGTCAGCCGCCTTTGTACTTATTAGTGGAACTACATCCACTTGTTTTTCCAAGGGATTTCCTACCTGAAGCTTACTGATTTCCTCATTCAGATAACCTATCAACTCATCTGCCACTTCATCAACCACAAGTATTCTTTTAACAGCTGTACATCTTTGTCCTGAATAGGAGAAAGCTCCTGCAATTATATTTTTTGCTGCAAACGCAAGATTAGCATCTTTTAATACAATTGCTGCATCTTTACCACCTAGTTCCATCAATAAGGGAACCATATGAACCTTTTCTGAAATACCTAATCCTATCTCTGTACTTCCTGTAAAATTAATAAAGTTAATATCCGTATGACTGACCACATAATCACCGATTTCACTTCCTTTTCCAGTTACAAGATTAAGTACGCCTTCCGGCAATCCGGCTTTTTGAAATAATTTTACAAGCTCCATACCGCAAAGGCTTCCTATCGTCGCCGGTTTAAAAACAACTGTATTTCCCGCTATCAGAGCTGGGGCTATTTTAGACGTTGCCAGGTTAATGGGATAGTTAAAGGGTGAAATAGCAAGAACAACACCAACCGGCTCTCTTGTCACCATTGCAAACTTATCTTTATTGAAGCCAGAAAAGGTATCACCTTGGATACTTTCCCCATGTATACTTTTTGCTGTATCAGCAGTAAAACGTATAAAGTCAGCAGTTCTTTTAATCTCAGAGTTTGCACTCTTATAATCTTTCCCCACTTCCTTCATTAGTAAATCTGTGAGTCTGTCTATATGTTCCAGTAATATATCAGCCGCTTTATATAGAATATCCGCACGAACATTCAGCGGTACGTTCTTCCATCCCTTAAAAGCTTCTTTTGCCATCCAGACCGCAGAATCTACGTCTTTTTTTGTCATAGCAGGCACCAAACCAATAACTGAATCATCGATTGGAGATTTAATCTCCACGTATTGTATATTATCTTTTAGTATTGAACGGTCAAATACATATTTTTGAGTCATATTATCGCTCCTTTCGCAAAGTCAGTCTATCTCTTTTTTAGACTAATGTAAAAGCTATAATCATAAGACAATCACTATTATAGTATGATAGTAATGCTAATATTATATTTAATCTCTTTCATAATATTAATTATATTTACTGCTTTTCTAAAAAGTTAAACCAATCATAACGAAAGAATTATATTTTGTATGTGACTAAGTTACAGGAATAAATACTTATAGCTTTTGCTCGCTGATAATGCGTTCTAACTCAAGTAATTCTCCCTGAGACAATTTCTGATTTCTTAAATATTCCATAAAAAAATTGCTTAACGAGCCATTAAAAAATTTGTCCAAAAGAGCTTTTGTCTCTGTGTTTTGTACCGTTCGTTTTGATACTAGAGCTTTACACAAGAAACCGGGTTCTTCTCTCTTTACTGCACCTTTTTCTATAAGACGTTTTATAACAGTATAAGTAGTATTTTTTTCCCATCCTATGTATTCTTTAATTATTTTGGAGATGTCCTTGGCGGCTAGTACTTTATTAGACCACAATAACTCCATTATATTTAATTCACCTTCATGTAGACGTATTTCATTCATCCTAAGCTCCCATCTGCGACCTTCTGGTCGCGTACGTTCAAGGGGTTGATAGCCTTTATTCAACCTTGCTCCCATCTGCGACCTTTTGACCGCGTACGTTCAAGGGGTTGATAGTTTTTTGCTCAACCTTGCTCCCATCTGCGACCTTTTGACCGCGTACGTTCAAGGGGTTGATAGTTTTTTGCTCAACCTTGCTCCCATCCGCACTTTTTATTGTATGAAGTGCATTACAATAATAAAAAATATCTATATGAAATTCAAATTAATGAATGTAAAAAAATATCTGCCTATCCATGACAACTCATCTATAGGTCTTAAAATCAAGCTTATATATCACTTGAAAACATAATATTCTACTACTGTAGAAAGGCAATGATTTTCTGGAGAAAAATAAACAAATTAATAATGATTCGTAAACTTTTTGTTACAACTTTATCAAATTTATACCTGTTCTAATTTTTACCAGTCATATTTACAATTATGACTTTATAAGTTACGAAGTAATCTCTTTTATTCCTATATACCTAAAACGAGTAGCATTCAACAAATTCAGCTAACTCAATGATCTACTATTGTCGAATAATCTCCACTAACATTGATGGTTGTAAACTACCAAAGTAGATTACAACCATCAATTAATTCTACCCAAATAGAATTAAAATGTCAATGATTTTTCCAATTATAATATATTTTTATAAATATTGCTAAAAATAAAATTTTACACAAAAAAGAAAGAGTCTGACTTGACAGACTCAGGTATTGATATTTATATACAAAATACTGCATATAATGGAACATATTTTACGTCATTATGATAATAAAAATTCTTTGTCGATACTTTAATAGCATACTCCACTTGCTTGCATTTATTTTTTATAATACTAATATTCTTTGAGCGAGTATACTCATTGGACCAGACTTCGATTGGTAGTATGTTAGAATCTTTACGAATAATAAAATCAATTCGAGCAGAAGAGGCTGACTCCCAATAACTCAATTCATAGCCGTTTGCTATAATGCTCTGGGCTATATAATTATCCAATATTCCTTTTCGAATCAGTTCTTGCTTATAATTCAGTTCTTTTTTAAATAATGTGTTGAGGATTCCTACATCCAACATATATAATTTAAAATTATGAAGTTCCAGGAAGTTCTTCTTATCATCCATATTCTGTAAAACGCCGTCCATAAGTAAAATATCTTCTGTCTTAGGTGATGCAATCCCATAGCCACTTCTCACCAGATTGTCAATAGCCTCTGCATACATTGTCTGCGTTGCTCCCCGACGAATCAATGTAAACTGGAACTTTTTATTTTGCTTATATAACTGTGCCGGTATTGTTCCGATGATTTGGCGGACTTTTAATGCCTCAGCATCATCTTTTGATTGATTGTACGTTAAATAAGAATTTAACAATATAGAATGTTGATTGGGTACATTATATAAGCCTCCGGTGTTCATGTATTCATTTACCGCAAGGGGCATCCCCCCCACCATTAAATACAGTTCTAATAAGTTCATAAGTTCATTATGTACTATATCAGGTAATTTTTTATTGGTTTCAAAGTGCTCTGCAATAGCATCGATATACCATTTATCTCCAATGGATGTTAAAAATTCTTCAAAATCCAGAGGATATAGACAAAGCTTATCAAAACTACAATTGGATATTTCTATAGAATGCAGATTATTACAAATACATAACAAGTCACAATCCGGTAATACCTTGTGAAGCAATGTCAGGAAAGCATCTTTTTCCTGACAAAAATCAAAATCATCCAAAATAGCCAGTGTGGGGGATTCGTCTGATTCGCTAAAGTTAAATCTATCTTTAAGCTGCACATATGAATCACTCTCAGACTGGCTAAGTAGCTTATTATAAATTTCTGGCTCTGTTTCAAAATTGAAATATACTATATTATTATAAAAAGATTTACCAAAATCATATGCTAGATACGTTTTCCCTACACCCTTAGCTCCCGTAATAAACAAGGGGTTTTTATCCGTCTGTTCTTTCCACTTTAAAAGTTTACTTATCAGTTTCCTTTTCAATATAGTACTCCTTCTGAACAGTTGAATTACCTAAGCTTATTTAAAAGCTTCACGAAATAATCTGGTAACGGTGCTTCAAATTCCATATATTGCTTAGTAGTCGGATGAATAAACCCTAGAACTCTGGCATGTAATGCCTGCCCCTCCAGATTAAAGTTTACTCTTCCTGACCCATAAACATCATCACCAAGCAAAGGATGGCCAATACTTGCCATGTGTACACGTATTTGATGAGTTCTTCCAGTCTGTAGAGAACATTCAATATGTGCATAACGGTTACTTAAGTTTTCAAGAAGTGTATAATTGGTAACTGCTGACTTTCCATTCTTATGATTAACAGCCATTTTCTTTCTATCCGTAGGATGCCTTCCAATAGGAGCATCTACCGTTCCTGATTCCTCTTTAAAGGCTTGAAAAACGACAGCATTATATCTTCTGGTAATTGAATGTACTTTTAACTGCTCTGCTATAAATTGATGGGCCTTGTCATTTTTACAGGTAACTATAACTCCAGTGGTATTCATATCAATTCTATGAACAATACCAGGCCGCAGTACGCCATTAATACCAGATAAATCCTCTTTACAATGATAAAGTAAACCATTTACTAAAGTTCCTTTATAATGACCTGGTGCCGGATGGACAACCATTCCTTTGGGCTTATTGATAATAATGATATCTTCATCCTCATAAATAATAGCAAGAGGTATATCCTCAGCAGCTATATTCAAATCAGCTGGAGGCGGAAGTGTAACAAGTATCTGGTCACCATCTGATACTTTATAATTTGCTTTAATTATTGTACTGTTGACTAATACTTTGCCTTCCTGAATTAATTTTTGCAGATAAGAACGAGTAAGATCCTCCTGATTTTCTGCAAGAAATTTGTCAATGCGGATTCCGCTATCTTCCTTTTCAACTAAAAAATCTAAAACCTGATTATTCATGCCCCTCTTCTTTCTTTTTGCTTAAAAAATCAAAATCCTCGTCCTTATAATAGAATATGCTTAAAATAATTAGAAGAGCAGCCGAACAGGTAATATACATATCAGCCACATTAAAAATCGGGAAATCAATTAATTCAAAGTATATGAAGTCAACCACGAAATTACGTAGAATCCTATCTATAAAATTGCCAATTGCCCCTGCTCCAATAAATATAAGAACTATTCTTAAAGCATCATACTGTTTCTTTGCAGGTATTTTTAGATAGAAAAATACCATTCCCGCCATGATAACTAAAGTAAGTACCACTAAAAACCCAATCTTACCACTCATGATTCCCCATACTGCCCCATCATTTTCATGGTATCTCAGTTGAAGTACTCCTGATATAATCTGAAACGGATCTTTTCCTTTTAACTTAGTCACAACCAGATATTTTGTAAGCTGGTCAAACCCCAATAACAAGAAAATATAAAACAAATGCCTTAGCTTTTTCATTCAAACACCATATAACATGCCACTACATTAACATGTTATTTCCACTTAGAGCTTTTCTATAATAACTCAAAACGGATTCCTTTCTCTTCATTTTTTTACATGTAATACCAGGCAACTGCATATCAAAATACCCGTCATATGAAGCTATTTATTTTTATTTATTAAAATGAGTCTTCAAGTATATACTGTATGGACTCAAGAATTTCTGTCTGTGTAACATCCATATCGATGTATGCCTCGCCAATGCATCTTAATAAAACAAACTTAATTTTATTGCCTTCCATCTTTTTATCGTGGGTAGTTACTCTGTATATTTCATTAGGATTCAATCCTCTAACGGATATTGGTAATTCAAACGCTTTTATTACCACTTTAATATCTTCTAATTCTTCAAGGGTAATCCATTTCTTTTTATAAGATAAATAACTTGCTGCAACCATTCCAACTGCAACACATTCCCCATGTAAAAGTTTGAAGTCCATAAGCTTTTCAATGGCATGTCCTATCGTATGTCCAAAATTTAACAAGGCCCTTTCCCCTTGTTCTTTCGGGTCTTTTTCGACTACTTCCTGTTTTATTCTACAGCTCTTATAAACCAATTCTCTTAGACTATCCGGTTCACGGTTTTTAATACTGTCTATATTTTTCTTTAACCAAGAGTAATAACTG
The nucleotide sequence above comes from Anaerocolumna cellulosilytica. Encoded proteins:
- a CDS encoding BlaI/MecI/CopY family transcriptional regulator, whose product is MNEIRLHEGELNIMELLWSNKVLAAKDISKIIKEYIGWEKNTTYTVIKRLIEKGAVKREEPGFLCKALVSKRTVQNTETKALLDKFFNGSLSNFFMEYLRNQKLSQGELLELERIISEQKL
- a CDS encoding NADP-dependent glyceraldehyde-3-phosphate dehydrogenase, encoding MTQKYVFDRSILKDNIQYVEIKSPIDDSVIGLVPAMTKKDVDSAVWMAKEAFKGWKNVPLNVRADILYKAADILLEHIDRLTDLLMKEVGKDYKSANSEIKRTADFIRFTADTAKSIHGESIQGDTFSGFNKDKFAMVTREPVGVVLAISPFNYPINLATSKIAPALIAGNTVVFKPATIGSLCGMELVKLFQKAGLPEGVLNLVTGKGSEIGDYVVSHTDINFINFTGSTEIGLGISEKVHMVPLLMELGGKDAAIVLKDANLAFAAKNIIAGAFSYSGQRCTAVKRILVVDEVADELIGYLNEEISKLQVGNPLEKQVDVVPLISTKAADFVMELIEDAKEKGAKLIVGGKRQGNLIYPTLFDYVTTDMRVAWEEPFGPVLPILRVNSVDEAIELANRSEYGLQSSVFTENITDAFYVANRLEVGTVQVNNKTERGPDHFPFLGVKKSGIGTQGIRYSIEAMTRVKATVINLNH
- the lspA gene encoding signal peptidase II → MKKLRHLFYIFLLLGFDQLTKYLVVTKLKGKDPFQIISGVLQLRYHENDGAVWGIMSGKIGFLVVLTLVIMAGMVFFYLKIPAKKQYDALRIVLIFIGAGAIGNFIDRILRNFVVDFIYFELIDFPIFNVADMYITCSAALLIILSIFYYKDEDFDFLSKKKEEGHE
- a CDS encoding DNA-3-methyladenine glycosylase family protein; protein product: MIITSENFNLEHIAMSGQCFRMNELEKDRYSLVALGKYIELTQLTSDTVEITCDEKEYEEVWKDYFDMGYDYHKVVTSLLKGKDEFLKNAAAYGKGLRILKQDVYETLITFIISQRKSIPAIKTCVEALSRKYGQCKRNIHRNVEYFTFPSPEELSKATKAELREAGLGYRDDYIIKTTDAIVQERIDLKHLQQVSYEESIEILKTLSGVGIKVANCVALFSLHHIEAFPIDVWIDRILNQVYQKKFDINHYSGFAGIVQQYMFYYARYNLKQIG
- a CDS encoding DUF4143 domain-containing protein, yielding MKRKLISKLLKWKEQTDKNPLFITGAKGVGKTYLAYDFGKSFYNNIVYFNFETEPEIYNKLLSQSESDSYVQLKDRFNFSESDESPTLAILDDFDFCQEKDAFLTLLHKVLPDCDLLCICNNLHSIEISNCSFDKLCLYPLDFEEFLTSIGDKWYIDAIAEHFETNKKLPDIVHNELMNLLELYLMVGGMPLAVNEYMNTGGLYNVPNQHSILLNSYLTYNQSKDDAEALKVRQIIGTIPAQLYKQNKKFQFTLIRRGATQTMYAEAIDNLVRSGYGIASPKTEDILLMDGVLQNMDDKKNFLELHNFKLYMLDVGILNTLFKKELNYKQELIRKGILDNYIAQSIIANGYELSYWESASSARIDFIIRKDSNILPIEVWSNEYTRSKNISIIKNKCKQVEYAIKVSTKNFYYHNDVKYVPLYAVFCI
- a CDS encoding RluA family pseudouridine synthase — encoded protein: MNNQVLDFLVEKEDSGIRIDKFLAENQEDLTRSYLQKLIQEGKVLVNSTIIKANYKVSDGDQILVTLPPPADLNIAAEDIPLAIIYEDEDIIIINKPKGMVVHPAPGHYKGTLVNGLLYHCKEDLSGINGVLRPGIVHRIDMNTTGVIVTCKNDKAHQFIAEQLKVHSITRRYNAVVFQAFKEESGTVDAPIGRHPTDRKKMAVNHKNGKSAVTNYTLLENLSNRYAHIECSLQTGRTHQIRVHMASIGHPLLGDDVYGSGRVNFNLEGQALHARVLGFIHPTTKQYMEFEAPLPDYFVKLLNKLR